In Cryptomeria japonica chromosome 10, Sugi_1.0, whole genome shotgun sequence, a genomic segment contains:
- the LOC131858873 gene encoding replication protein A 70 kDa DNA-binding subunit A-like encodes MAKQRGLELKNMLTSNSVVILALRNARVGYFNGKLINITISTTLHINPSFPEAEPLTLRGKDPLLAAAFVLETIHIDGKYSRMTIYSICERMSIKPETIQTTFLSTNSQWKALQKKCTQQADDSWFYPRCEMTMQDCNYSYLLPVKLQDATSTLWATAFDDVGIRLLHKTAKELCALENDAATTETPCSVINKLLSHHYSFTLLVSTNTYNSESKMKVTVNKVSPVDFKAECDALLAEIGRLSTHA; translated from the exons ATGGCAAAACAAAGAGGCCTAGAATTGAAAAACATGTTGACCAGTAATAGTGTTGTTATCCTTGCTTTACGTAATGCTCGTGTTGGCTATTTCAATGGAAAGCTTATAAACATAACAATTTCCacaacattacatatcaacccaTCTTTTCCAGAGGCAGAACCTCTAACATTAAGAGGAAAGGACCCTTTGCTTGCTGCAGCCTTTGTTCTAgaaactatccacatagatggGAAATATAGTAGAATGACTATTTATTCAATCTGTGAGAGGATGAGTATCAAACCAGAAACAATTCAGACTACTTT CTTGTCCACTAATAGTCAATGGAAGGCCTTGCAAAAAAAATGTACACAACAAGCTGACGATTCTTGGTTCTACCCTAGATGTGAAATGACCATGCAAGACTGCAACTATAGTTACCTCTTGCCAGTAAAGTTACAAGATGCCACAAGTACTCTTTGGGCCACTGCATTTGATGACGTTGGCATCCGCTTGCTACATAAAACTGCAAAAGAGCTTTGTGCATTGGAAAATGATGCAGCAACAACAGAAACACCTTGCTCAGTGATTAACAAGCTTCTGTCACATCACTATTCATTCACACTCCTAGTATCCACTAACACATACAACTCTGAATCAAAGATGAAAGTCACAGTCAATAAAGTCTCTCCTGTTGACTTCAAAGCTGAGTGTGATGCACTGCTTGCAGAAATTGGTCGCCTAAGTACACATGCTTAG